In Populus alba chromosome 1, ASM523922v2, whole genome shotgun sequence, a single window of DNA contains:
- the LOC118063574 gene encoding polyphenol oxidase, chloroplastic: MASCISLPLAASSFLPSFPETHRVPRIKKPNRPNIPIVSCKSGRNDHEQNPATRRDLLIGLGGLYGATSLSDPFAYANPIAPPDITQCELVTLPSESNPTNCCPQTSTKIKNFEFPSASSPMRMRPAAHLVDKAYVAKYAKAIALMKSLPDDDPRSFKSQADVHCAYCNGAYHQAGFPDLDLQIHFSWLFFPWHRAYLYYFERILGKLIDDPTFALPFWNWDAPAGMQMPAIFADPKSPLYDPLRDANHQPPTLLDLNYSKSAANPDPAKAEELYASNLNVMYRQMVSGATKPTLFFGKPYRAGDDPSPGAGTIETTPHTQLHIWTGDPNQTNGENMGNFYSAGRDPIFYCHHSNVDRMWDLWKKIPGGKRKDFEDPDWLNSEFLFWDENKEMVRVKVKDTLDSKKLRYGYQDVPIPWLKTRPTPKFTRQEKSRRSAEKTVVLTPISAFPVVLDKVISVEVSRPKKSRSATEKEDEDEVLVIEGIEYEENQLIKFDVLVNDEPDSPGGPDKSEFAGSFVNVPHKHAKKSKTTMVLGITGLLEDLEAEGDDTLVVTLVPRTGGDSVTVANVKIEFVAD; this comes from the coding sequence ATGGCTTCCTGTATCTCTCTCCCTTTAGCTGCCTCCTCTTTCTTGCCTTCCTTCCCGGAAACACACCGAGTTCCCAGAATTAAAAAGCCAAACCGTCCCAATATCCCGATTGTTTCTTGCAAATCAGGCAGGAATGATCACGAACAAAACCCTGCCACCAGAAGAGATCTGCTCATTGGTCTCGGTGGACTCTATGGAGCAACTAGTCTTAGTGATCCATTTGCCTACGCGAACCCCATTGCACCTCCAGACATAACCCAATGTGAGCTAGTTACCCTGCCATCCGAAAGTAATCCCACGAACTGTTGCCCTCAAACATCCACAAAGATCAAAAACTTCGAATTCCCTTCTGCGTCCTCCCCAATGCGCATGAGGCCTGCTGCTCATTTAGTTGATAAAGCCTACGTAGCTAAATACGCCAAAGCCATTGCACTGATGAAAAGTCTTCCTGACGATGATCCACGTAGCTTCAAGAGCCAAGCCGACGTTCACTGTGCTTACTGTAATGGTGCTTATCACCAAGCAGGCTTTCCTGATTTAGACCTTCAAATTCACTTCTCGTGGCTCTTCTTTCCCTGGCATAGAGCCTATTTATACTACTTCGAAAGAATCTTGGGTAAACTGATTGATGATCCAACTTTCGCTTTGCCTTTCTGGAATTGGGATGCCCCTGCCGGCATGCAAATGCCAGCCATTTTTGCTGACCCCAAATCACCACTTTATGACCCCCTTCGCGACGCGAATCACCAACCTCCGACATTGCTTGATCTTAATTACAGCAAAAGTGCTGCGAATCCAGACCCTGCAAAAGCAGAGGAATTGTATGCAAGCAATCTTAACGTAATGTACAGGCAAATGGTGTCCGGTGCCACGAAGCCTACTCTCTTTTTTGGAAAACCATATCGTGCTGGTGATGATCCAAGTCCTGGAGCGGGTACAATTGAGACCACCCCACACACTCAGCTTCACATCTGGACCGGCGACCCCAATCAAACTAACGGGGAAAATATGGGCAATTTCTACTCAGCAGGGAGAGATCCCATATTTTATTGTCATCACTCGAACGTCGACCGGATGTGGGACTTGTGGAAGAAAATACCAGGAGGCAAGCGAAAGGATTTCGAGGATCCTGATTGGCTTAATTCAGAGTTTCTTTTCTGGGATGAGAATAAAGAGATGGTTCGAGTAAAGGTTAAAGATACTCTTGACAGCAAGAAGCTAAGATATGGCTATCAAGATGTTCCTATTCCTTGGCTGAAAACTAGACCAACACCAAAATTTACAAGGCAGGAAAAATCACGTCGTTCAGCTGAAAAAACCGTTGTATTAACACCAATTAGTGCATTCCCTGTTGTCTTGGATAAAGTCATAAGTGTGGAGGTTTCCAGGCCAAAGAAATCAAGAAGCGCGACggagaaagaagatgaagatgaagtttTAGTTATTGAAGGGATTGAGTatgaagaaaatcaattaattaagttCGATGTCCTCGTCAACGATGAACCTGATTCACCTGGTGGACCAGACAAGTCCGAGTTTGCAGGAAGTTTCGTCAACGTGCCCCACAAGCATGCgaaaaaatcaaagacaacCATGGTATTGGGGATTACAGGATTGTTGGAAGATCTGGAAGCTGAAGGAGATGATACCCTTGTGGTGACTTTAGTGCCTCGGACTGGTGGTGATTCTGTTACCGTTGCTAATGTCAAGATTGAGTTTGTCGCTGACTGA